A window of the Euzebya pacifica genome harbors these coding sequences:
- the coxB gene encoding cytochrome c oxidase subunit II, protein MRRVPGTEVAAVWGSLDPRGPAARSIDDLWVLMLVLGIVAFAIFAVLLVVGIRRRATLDEERPSNRLIVWGGIVLPVVVVGAVLVATLDTMATTAAEAPEDALTVEVTGHQFWWEVRYPDADVVTANEVHIPAGEQVAIELTSSDVVHSFWIPQLTGKLDALPDGTHTLVIEADEPGEYRGTCAEFCGIQHANMGVLVIAHDPADFDAWLAAQAEPAVEPEDELAMQGRDLVAGASTCMECHTMNGSTNDGPPAPDLTHFASRRTIAARTLPNTPEALARWLDDPQHVKPGALMEAPNMTDAELEAVHAYLESLE, encoded by the coding sequence GTGCGTCGCGTCCCGGGAACCGAGGTGGCTGCTGTGTGGGGCAGCCTCGATCCGCGTGGACCCGCGGCGAGGAGCATCGACGACCTCTGGGTCCTCATGCTGGTCCTCGGCATCGTGGCGTTCGCGATCTTCGCCGTCCTGCTGGTCGTGGGCATCCGCCGACGCGCCACCCTGGACGAGGAACGGCCCAGCAACCGGCTGATCGTCTGGGGCGGGATCGTCCTGCCGGTCGTCGTCGTCGGGGCGGTCCTCGTCGCGACGCTCGACACCATGGCCACCACCGCGGCCGAGGCCCCCGAGGACGCCCTGACCGTGGAGGTGACCGGGCACCAGTTCTGGTGGGAGGTCCGCTACCCCGACGCCGACGTGGTCACCGCCAACGAGGTCCACATCCCGGCCGGTGAACAGGTCGCCATCGAGCTGACCTCCAGCGACGTGGTGCACTCGTTCTGGATTCCGCAGCTGACCGGAAAGCTCGACGCGCTCCCGGACGGGACCCACACGCTGGTCATCGAGGCCGACGAACCCGGCGAGTACCGCGGTACGTGCGCGGAGTTCTGCGGGATCCAGCACGCCAACATGGGCGTGCTCGTGATCGCCCACGATCCAGCGGACTTCGACGCCTGGCTGGCCGCGCAGGCCGAACCGGCGGTCGAACCCGAGGACGAGCTGGCGATGCAGGGCCGGGACCTCGTCGCCGGGGCCAGCACCTGCATGGAGTGCCACACCATGAACGGGTCGACCAACGACGGCCCCCCGGCGCCCGACCTGACGCACTTCGCCAGCCGCCGGACCATCGCCGCCCGGACGCTGCCGAACACCCCCGAGGCCCTCGCCCGCTGGCTGGACGACCCCCAGCACGTCAAGCCCGGCGCCCTGATGGAGGCGCCCAACATGACCGACGCCGAGCTCGAGGCGGTCCACGCCTACCTGGAGTCCCTGGAATGA
- a CDS encoding TIGR03960 family B12-binding radical SAM protein, with the protein MSLTQQSQRSVWPDLEPHLLRVRKPARYVGGEDNIVVKQPRDGDTSWLVCYPDTYEVGQPNQGVQILYEVLNEVDGTRAERGFAPWPDMDEIMREEGIPFFSLENHLPAGSFDVVAFSLSAEVGYTNLLNCLDLAGIPLRAADRGPDDPIVMIGGHASFNPEPLAPFVDVACAGDGEEFVLEVDNVLKQVSNRAERLDHIADISGAYLPDRYRPDYLEPRDGEPHGRLRGIFPVEKGTANRVPKRTVTDLDEWPYPKKQIVPLTETVHERYAVEIFRGCTRGCRFCQAGMITRPVRERSSATVQKMVAEGLKNSGFEEVGLLSLSSADHAEIRGMCGDLADTYEGTATSLALPSTRVDAFNVELADELVRNGRRTGLTFAPEAGSERMRKVINKMVSEDDMLRTAETAFGNGWRHIKLYFMIGLPTETDDDVIAIADLGLKVLELGKSYGRKNKVTVSVGGFVPKPHTPFQWAAQDSPEETDRKLGLIKTRVARDRNLNLRYHDPYPGQIEGLLARGDRRVADVVERAWKLGARFDGWDELFDYNTWMQAADEVGVDVGWYCQRERASNEVFPWDQLDSGLEKDWLWQDYRDAVDPQGSSGPSEIDDCRWTPCYDCGVCPSLDLANQTAHAQPSQQHSRRLPILSARPG; encoded by the coding sequence ATGTCCCTGACCCAACAGTCCCAACGCTCGGTGTGGCCCGACCTGGAGCCGCACCTCCTGCGTGTCCGAAAGCCCGCCCGCTACGTCGGCGGCGAGGACAACATCGTGGTCAAGCAGCCACGGGACGGCGACACGTCGTGGCTCGTCTGCTACCCCGACACCTACGAGGTCGGGCAGCCCAACCAGGGCGTGCAGATCCTCTACGAAGTCCTCAACGAGGTCGACGGGACCCGGGCCGAGCGCGGGTTCGCGCCGTGGCCCGACATGGACGAGATCATGCGGGAGGAAGGCATTCCCTTCTTCTCCCTCGAGAACCACCTCCCGGCCGGATCCTTCGACGTGGTGGCCTTCTCGCTGTCCGCGGAGGTCGGCTACACCAACCTCCTCAACTGCCTGGACCTGGCCGGCATCCCCCTGCGGGCGGCCGACCGTGGGCCCGACGATCCGATCGTGATGATCGGCGGGCACGCCTCGTTCAACCCCGAACCGCTGGCGCCCTTCGTCGACGTGGCCTGCGCGGGTGACGGCGAGGAGTTCGTGCTGGAGGTCGACAACGTCCTCAAGCAGGTAAGCAACCGCGCCGAGCGGCTGGACCACATCGCCGACATCTCCGGCGCCTACCTGCCCGACCGCTACCGGCCCGACTACCTCGAGCCCCGCGACGGCGAGCCGCACGGCCGCCTGCGCGGCATCTTCCCGGTCGAGAAGGGCACCGCCAACCGCGTGCCCAAGCGCACGGTCACCGACCTCGACGAGTGGCCGTACCCCAAGAAGCAGATCGTGCCGCTGACCGAGACGGTCCACGAGCGCTACGCCGTGGAGATCTTCCGCGGCTGCACCCGTGGCTGCCGCTTCTGCCAGGCCGGCATGATCACGCGCCCCGTGCGCGAGCGGTCGTCGGCCACCGTCCAGAAGATGGTCGCCGAGGGCCTGAAGAACTCCGGGTTCGAGGAGGTCGGCCTGCTGTCGCTGTCCTCTGCCGACCACGCGGAGATCCGCGGGATGTGCGGGGACCTCGCCGACACCTACGAGGGCACCGCCACCTCGCTGGCGCTGCCGTCCACTCGTGTCGACGCCTTCAACGTCGAGCTGGCCGACGAGCTGGTTCGCAACGGTCGCCGGACCGGCCTGACGTTCGCCCCCGAAGCGGGCAGCGAACGCATGCGCAAGGTCATCAACAAGATGGTCAGCGAGGACGACATGCTCCGCACCGCGGAGACGGCGTTCGGCAACGGCTGGCGCCACATCAAGCTCTACTTCATGATCGGCCTCCCCACGGAGACCGACGACGACGTCATCGCAATCGCCGACCTGGGCCTGAAGGTCCTGGAGCTCGGCAAGTCCTACGGTCGCAAGAACAAGGTCACCGTCTCCGTCGGTGGGTTCGTGCCCAAGCCCCACACACCGTTCCAGTGGGCCGCACAGGACTCCCCGGAGGAAACCGACCGCAAGCTGGGTCTGATCAAGACCCGGGTTGCCCGCGACCGCAACCTCAACCTCCGCTACCACGATCCCTACCCGGGACAGATCGAGGGGCTGCTCGCCCGTGGTGACCGCAGGGTCGCCGACGTGGTCGAGCGAGCCTGGAAGCTCGGCGCCCGGTTCGATGGCTGGGACGAGCTGTTCGACTACAACACCTGGATGCAGGCCGCCGACGAGGTCGGCGTGGACGTCGGCTGGTACTGCCAGCGCGAACGTGCATCCAACGAGGTGTTCCCGTGGGACCAGCTCGACTCGGGCCTCGAGAAGGACTGGTTGTGGCAGGACTATCGCGACGCCGTCGATCCCCAGGGCTCCTCGGGCCCATCCGAAATCGACGACTGCCGCTGGACTCCCTGCTACGACTGCGGCGTGTGCCCCTCCCTGGATCTCGCGAACCAGACCGCACATGCCCAGCCGTCGCAGCAGCACAGCAGGCGCCTCCCCATCCTCAGTGCGCGCCCGGGTTAG
- a CDS encoding WS/DGAT/MGAT family O-acyltransferase, which produces MVLPITDGAWLMIESGEAPQHVGGLMVFDYPPDASPTWLHDTWQRLRTATDFAPPFSYRLRRPYGLAGLFDWEPDPDIDLDYHLRFSALPRPGRVRELLVLVSRLHSTLLDRHRPLWEVHLIEGLQPEHEGEPPRFAMYAKFHHSMFDGVGAMRVMRRMFSADPDLRGMAAPWEIASTAATTPSPVPEPLRSSPLEKPGLLDPVRSLGTIAGTLRDQARATRQGVEGEVMPFSAPRSLLNGRITGSRRFAADGFSFERMSGVAKALGVSINDVALAMSSHAMRTYLLDHMALPDKPLTGMIPVSVRTEDDGPQGNALSFLVVDLGTDIDDPIDRLERIRTSMQRGKDRLASMSRSERVGYAVAITSPYVIGPLLGIAGRGRPLANVVISNVPGPREPRYFDGARLQGMYPASLLQQGQALNITLTSYDTEMQFGLTACRKTLPQMQRMLDHLDSGLQELEKLTAA; this is translated from the coding sequence AGAGCGGGGAGGCACCGCAGCACGTCGGCGGCCTCATGGTCTTCGACTACCCGCCCGACGCATCACCGACGTGGCTGCACGACACCTGGCAGCGCCTGCGCACCGCCACGGACTTCGCGCCGCCGTTCTCCTACCGGTTGCGTCGCCCGTACGGACTGGCGGGCCTGTTCGACTGGGAACCCGACCCCGACATCGACCTGGACTACCACCTGCGGTTCTCGGCGCTGCCACGGCCCGGTCGGGTCCGCGAGCTGCTCGTGCTGGTCTCCCGCCTGCACTCCACGCTGCTGGATCGCCATCGCCCGCTGTGGGAGGTGCACCTGATCGAGGGACTGCAGCCCGAGCACGAGGGCGAACCGCCCCGCTTCGCGATGTACGCCAAGTTCCACCACTCCATGTTCGACGGTGTGGGCGCCATGCGGGTCATGCGCCGGATGTTCAGCGCCGACCCCGACCTGCGCGGCATGGCGGCCCCATGGGAGATCGCCTCGACCGCGGCGACCACCCCCTCGCCAGTGCCGGAGCCGCTGCGGTCGAGCCCCCTGGAGAAGCCCGGCCTGCTGGATCCGGTTCGGTCGCTCGGCACCATCGCCGGGACGCTGCGGGACCAGGCGAGGGCCACCCGACAGGGGGTGGAGGGTGAGGTCATGCCCTTCTCCGCACCCCGCAGCCTGCTCAACGGTCGGATCACCGGCTCGCGACGGTTCGCCGCCGACGGCTTCTCCTTCGAGCGGATGAGCGGCGTTGCCAAGGCGCTGGGCGTGTCCATCAACGACGTTGCGCTCGCGATGTCGAGCCATGCGATGCGCACCTACCTGCTGGACCACATGGCCCTGCCCGACAAGCCCCTGACCGGGATGATCCCCGTCTCGGTTCGCACCGAGGACGACGGCCCGCAGGGCAACGCCCTGTCGTTCCTGGTGGTCGACCTCGGGACCGACATCGACGACCCGATCGACCGGCTCGAGCGCATCCGCACCTCGATGCAGCGTGGCAAGGACCGACTGGCGTCGATGAGCCGGTCCGAACGGGTCGGCTATGCCGTGGCGATCACCAGCCCCTATGTCATCGGCCCGCTGCTCGGCATCGCCGGCCGCGGGCGTCCGCTGGCCAACGTCGTCATCTCCAACGTGCCCGGCCCGCGGGAGCCGCGCTACTTCGACGGGGCCCGCCTCCAGGGCATGTACCCGGCGTCGCTGCTGCAGCAGGGACAAGCGCTCAACATCACGCTGACGTCCTACGACACCGAGATGCAGTTCGGCCTGACCGCCTGCCGCAAGACCCTGCCGCAGATGCAGCGCATGCTCGACCACCTGGACTCGGGCCTGCAGGAGCTGGAGAAGCTCACCGCGGCCTGA
- the ctaD gene encoding cytochrome c oxidase subunit I codes for MTLSSSDEHVPGLERPAHASPTVAEAETDEQLERVWSDPPGLWGQLRAVQNDNIGLRLMLTGFFFVILGGSVDSVVMRTQLAFPEMGLVGPQLYNELFTNHGSVTMFLVILPIFEGFAILLLPLLLGSREMPFPRLGAFAYWTFLLGGLLYYSATLFQLVPDAGWFAYTPLSGPEFSPDLALDFWVLGLGVAEVGAIAAAVEIIVGVLKLRAPGMTLTRLPLFAWAMLVTAFMILFAFTPLIIGSLLLELDRGFGTQFFNPDAGGSSLLWQHLFWIFGHPEVYIQFLPAAGIVAMVLPVMVRHRTIGYTWIVASMVGIGVLSFGLWAHHMFTTGLPPLVLAFFAAASMVIAIPAGVQIFAWVSTIAAGRVRWTTPMLFVMGFLVIFVIGGITGVMVAAVPFDLQVHDSYFVVGHLHYVLIGGVAFPIFAGVHYWWPKITGKMMDERLGRIEFWLLFVGVNVAFFPMHIVGLQGMPRRIYTYPEEMGWQALNIVSTVGVYIVVAGIAVFVWNVVRSYRHGPPAGHNPWGGDTLEWAVPSPPKQHGWTVPPVVTSRHPLWDQDDIHSGDTEVEELVQGMARWPLRWRAVLVTGTANARPEEIYRVADPSIWPLVAACGTVLIFFSELIKLRPGALLGALIIAGSVIMWNRPTEAPMTVEEERAFEDAHGIPVHAGGSLVISRWGMGLSVLFVSIGFASLLLAYFYLRLDNAAWPPSGIAMPDLGALATGTALVVAAAAAVWVALRRVRDAGTTSFKGWLVAGSVIGIAAAVHLFLHINGLEFDSKTHAYGSIYHTLAGFLLLMVVIGAVMTTMMAVWAVQGHFTNHRHVPVTNTATWWAAISVIWVIGAATLGLGPVVT; via the coding sequence ATGACCCTGTCGTCGAGTGACGAGCACGTCCCCGGGCTGGAACGTCCCGCCCACGCATCGCCGACCGTCGCCGAGGCCGAGACCGACGAGCAGCTCGAACGCGTCTGGTCCGACCCGCCCGGCCTCTGGGGCCAACTGCGCGCCGTCCAGAACGACAACATCGGGCTGCGCCTGATGCTGACCGGGTTCTTCTTCGTCATCCTCGGCGGCAGCGTCGACTCCGTCGTGATGCGCACGCAGCTCGCGTTCCCCGAGATGGGCCTCGTCGGTCCCCAGCTGTACAACGAGCTGTTCACCAACCACGGCTCGGTGACCATGTTCCTGGTCATCCTGCCGATCTTCGAGGGCTTCGCGATCCTCCTCCTGCCGCTCCTGCTCGGCAGCCGCGAGATGCCGTTCCCCCGGCTGGGCGCCTTCGCCTACTGGACCTTCCTCCTCGGCGGCCTGCTGTACTACTCCGCCACCCTCTTCCAGCTCGTGCCCGACGCCGGCTGGTTCGCCTACACGCCCTTGAGCGGACCGGAGTTCTCACCCGACCTCGCCCTCGACTTCTGGGTCCTCGGCCTCGGCGTGGCCGAGGTCGGGGCCATCGCAGCGGCCGTCGAGATCATCGTCGGCGTCCTGAAGCTGCGCGCCCCCGGCATGACGCTCACGCGGCTGCCGCTGTTCGCGTGGGCCATGCTCGTCACGGCGTTCATGATCCTCTTCGCGTTCACGCCGCTGATCATCGGCAGCCTGCTGCTCGAGCTCGACCGTGGGTTCGGCACCCAGTTCTTCAACCCCGACGCGGGCGGGTCCTCGTTGCTGTGGCAGCACCTGTTCTGGATCTTCGGCCACCCGGAGGTCTACATCCAGTTCCTGCCGGCCGCGGGCATCGTGGCGATGGTGCTGCCCGTCATGGTGCGGCACCGAACCATCGGCTACACGTGGATCGTGGCGTCGATGGTGGGGATCGGGGTGCTGTCGTTCGGGCTGTGGGCACACCACATGTTCACCACGGGGCTGCCCCCGCTGGTCCTGGCGTTCTTCGCAGCCGCATCCATGGTGATCGCCATCCCCGCCGGGGTGCAGATCTTCGCGTGGGTGTCCACGATCGCCGCAGGACGCGTTCGGTGGACCACACCGATGCTCTTCGTCATGGGGTTCCTGGTGATCTTCGTGATCGGGGGCATCACCGGGGTCATGGTCGCGGCGGTGCCGTTCGACCTGCAGGTCCACGACAGCTACTTCGTCGTCGGGCACCTCCACTACGTCCTCATCGGCGGGGTGGCCTTCCCGATCTTCGCGGGCGTGCACTACTGGTGGCCGAAGATCACCGGCAAGATGATGGACGAGCGGCTGGGGCGCATCGAGTTCTGGCTGCTGTTCGTCGGGGTCAACGTGGCGTTCTTCCCGATGCACATCGTCGGGCTGCAGGGGATGCCCAGGCGGATCTACACCTACCCCGAGGAGATGGGCTGGCAGGCCCTCAACATCGTCTCCACGGTCGGGGTCTACATCGTGGTGGCAGGGATCGCGGTCTTCGTCTGGAACGTCGTGCGCAGCTACCGCCACGGCCCACCGGCCGGACACAACCCCTGGGGAGGGGACACGCTCGAATGGGCCGTTCCGTCACCACCCAAGCAGCACGGCTGGACCGTCCCGCCCGTCGTGACCAGCCGCCATCCCCTGTGGGACCAGGACGACATCCACAGCGGGGACACCGAGGTCGAGGAGCTGGTGCAGGGAATGGCCCGCTGGCCGCTGCGCTGGCGCGCGGTCCTGGTCACCGGGACCGCCAACGCCCGGCCCGAGGAGATCTACCGGGTCGCCGACCCCTCCATCTGGCCGCTCGTGGCGGCCTGCGGGACCGTGCTGATCTTCTTCAGCGAGCTGATCAAGCTGCGTCCCGGTGCCCTCCTCGGTGCGCTGATCATCGCCGGGTCCGTCATCATGTGGAACCGCCCGACCGAAGCCCCGATGACGGTGGAGGAGGAGCGGGCCTTCGAGGACGCCCACGGCATCCCCGTCCACGCCGGCGGCAGCCTCGTCATCTCGCGATGGGGCATGGGGCTCTCGGTCCTGTTCGTCTCGATCGGCTTCGCCAGCCTCCTGCTGGCCTACTTCTACCTGCGGCTGGACAACGCCGCGTGGCCCCCGTCGGGCATCGCGATGCCCGACCTCGGGGCGCTCGCGACGGGGACGGCCCTGGTCGTGGCGGCCGCAGCCGCGGTGTGGGTGGCCCTGCGACGGGTGCGCGACGCCGGCACCACGTCGTTCAAGGGGTGGCTGGTGGCCGGTTCCGTGATCGGGATCGCGGCGGCCGTCCACCTGTTCCTCCACATCAACGGGCTCGAGTTCGACTCCAAGACCCATGCCTACGGGTCGATCTACCACACCCTCGCCGGCTTCCTGCTGCTGATGGTCGTGATCGGCGCCGTCATGACCACGATGATGGCGGTGTGGGCGGTTCAGGGGCACTTCACCAACCACCGCCACGTGCCGGTGACCAACACCGCGACCTGGTGGGCGGCCATCTCGGTCATCTGGGTGATCGGCGCGGCCACCCTCGGCCTCGGACCGGTGGTCACATGA
- a CDS encoding TIGR03936 family radical SAM-associated protein: MRARVRFSKAGKLRYISAIDLGRVWERALRKADLPIAYSEGFSPHPKVSFGDALPLGFGSTAEFAELTFAGPIDLADMTTRINAAFPDGIDVLDAAEVEDGAPRLGKRLQASMWVLEYTTAAGVAEAVAAMPAEGPLEVERERKGRMVTADLRPPLVGIVADGATVRAIVRHPGFIPDDAGSGPAVRADDVHSVLGIEHRPTLITRAAQGLVSDDQSGIDDALRGTTTPLVPADGSPSGTATGPSVPSPAPEEPA, from the coding sequence GTGCGCGCCCGGGTTAGGTTCTCCAAGGCCGGGAAGCTCCGGTACATCAGCGCGATCGACCTCGGCAGGGTCTGGGAACGAGCCCTGCGGAAGGCCGATCTGCCGATCGCGTACTCGGAGGGGTTCAGCCCCCACCCGAAGGTCAGCTTCGGCGACGCCCTTCCGCTGGGCTTCGGTTCGACCGCCGAGTTCGCCGAGCTGACGTTCGCCGGGCCGATCGACCTCGCCGACATGACCACGCGGATCAACGCCGCGTTCCCCGACGGCATCGACGTGCTCGATGCCGCTGAGGTCGAGGACGGGGCACCGCGGCTGGGCAAGCGCCTGCAGGCCTCCATGTGGGTGCTGGAGTACACGACGGCCGCCGGTGTTGCCGAGGCCGTGGCAGCCATGCCCGCCGAGGGCCCCCTCGAGGTCGAGCGCGAGCGCAAGGGCCGCATGGTCACCGCTGACCTCCGCCCCCCGCTCGTCGGCATCGTGGCCGACGGCGCCACCGTGCGCGCCATCGTGCGCCACCCAGGTTTCATCCCCGACGACGCCGGATCCGGACCCGCAGTCCGTGCCGACGACGTCCACAGCGTGCTCGGCATCGAGCACCGCCCGACCTTGATCACGCGCGCCGCACAGGGGCTCGTGAGCGACGATCAATCCGGCATCGACGACGCCCTGCGAGGGACCACCACACCGTTGGTCCCCGCCGATGGCTCCCCCTCGGGGACAGCCACCGGGCCGTCCGTGCCGTCACCAGCACCAGAGGAGCCCGCGTGA
- a CDS encoding DUF4870 domain-containing protein has product MSDPNQPPPPGNQPGQQWGQQPPPPQQQQPGWGQAPPPQQPAPPQPPAGQQPGWGAQPPPPAQQPGWGAQPGQGPGQQPGWGAQPSGSGGGGLEPNVASLLAYLFGWIGGLIVYLTQKNPEARFHGAQSVLLSIAVFAVYVVLFVLTFVSNLFGIFLLLLWLAAFGVFIFMCVQGYQIKHTKLPIIGDIAEQWASKPT; this is encoded by the coding sequence ATGAGCGACCCGAACCAACCGCCGCCTCCAGGCAACCAGCCAGGTCAGCAGTGGGGACAGCAGCCGCCGCCTCCGCAGCAGCAGCAACCGGGCTGGGGACAGGCACCGCCTCCACAGCAACCGGCACCCCCGCAGCCTCCGGCCGGCCAGCAGCCGGGGTGGGGTGCCCAGCCGCCACCCCCGGCCCAGCAGCCCGGGTGGGGTGCACAGCCGGGCCAGGGACCCGGCCAGCAGCCGGGATGGGGAGCGCAGCCGTCCGGCAGCGGTGGTGGCGGTCTCGAACCGAACGTGGCCTCGCTGCTCGCCTACCTGTTCGGGTGGATCGGTGGCCTGATCGTCTACCTCACCCAGAAGAACCCCGAAGCACGCTTCCACGGCGCCCAGTCGGTCCTGCTGTCCATCGCCGTGTTCGCGGTCTACGTGGTCCTCTTCGTGCTGACCTTCGTGAGCAACCTCTTCGGCATCTTCCTGCTGCTGCTCTGGCTGGCCGCGTTCGGCGTGTTCATCTTCATGTGCGTCCAGGGCTACCAGATAAAGCACACCAAGCTGCCCATCATCGGTGACATCGCCGAGCAGTGGGCCTCCAAGCCCACCTAG
- a CDS encoding Rne/Rng family ribonuclease, translating to MSETEQQDLPDDAGEDRTERTRVRRRTARPIAVDPFAVDTDEESDDDAEDEAEDTTEASSTDTDEAPADESDADESSDDSSDATESTSAASSNSDDNSDSDDNGDSGKGDSDGSGGSRGDASGETGEDKPRRRRRRGRRGRGRGRGGADGQNQTDDDSSDGDSKDGASRDGDSKDGDSRDGDSRDTSTDDGGDAAADGDEQRSGSGKGNRTRTRTRAQQRTAGDDTDREDDEGESAQADSAQAGSAQSDDDDAEGDDRSDKKSDRGGSNRNRSGKGRQGDRSGRGGQQKSDNGKGGSSGQKAKDESDEDDSTRDPSDTNEGKDSGGAKDDDGDDDKGRSGRRRRRGRRGRGRRGRSGGGGGGSANKGDGGSKDDQGAPTRLSARSQRTSGGRRRVPSVSPETRRVMAESPPKRMLVTVGKERTQIAVLEERTLVEHYVTQASEASYVGNIYKGRVQNVLPGMEAAFVDIGKGRNGVLYAGEVNYDEADRDGGLPRIEQALKSGQPVMVQVTKDPMGTKGARLTQHLSLAGRYCVLAPGDDMLGISRKLPDDQRDRLRKILKGLKPEGFGLIVRTAAESATAEQLEADVARLLERWKKVEEKAEKAKPLESIYSEPQLVLRVIRDVFGPEHTQLIIDDAELADEVRSYLSEVSPEHVAKVVTYDPPAQADGGVERLFDAYEVTTQIRRALEKKVWLKSGGYLIIEKTEAMWVIDVNTGKFVGKDNLEETVLRNNIEAAEEIARQLRLRDMGGIIVIDFVDMIVQANREEVLKRFKRELARDKTKSRVMEISKLGLVQMTRKNVSKGLMEAFTEETDDVIPGRRIVEDLLA from the coding sequence GTGAGCGAGACCGAGCAGCAGGACCTTCCCGACGACGCAGGCGAGGACCGGACCGAACGGACCCGTGTGCGTCGACGCACCGCCCGCCCCATCGCCGTCGACCCGTTCGCGGTGGACACCGACGAGGAGTCCGACGACGACGCCGAGGACGAGGCCGAGGACACCACCGAGGCGTCCTCGACCGACACCGACGAGGCTCCGGCCGACGAATCCGACGCCGACGAGTCCTCCGACGATTCCTCCGACGCCACCGAATCCACCTCCGCGGCGTCCAGCAACAGCGACGACAACAGCGACAGCGACGACAACGGCGACAGCGGCAAGGGCGACAGCGACGGCAGCGGCGGCAGCCGCGGCGACGCATCGGGCGAGACCGGCGAGGACAAACCGCGCCGGCGCCGCCGCCGGGGACGCCGTGGCCGCGGCCGTGGTCGTGGCGGCGCGGACGGCCAGAACCAGACCGACGACGACTCCTCCGACGGCGACTCCAAGGACGGCGCCTCCAGGGACGGCGACTCCAAGGACGGCGACTCCAGGGACGGCGACTCCAGGGACACCTCCACGGACGACGGTGGCGATGCGGCCGCGGACGGCGACGAGCAGCGGTCCGGCTCCGGCAAGGGAAACCGGACCCGCACCCGTACCCGCGCCCAGCAGCGCACCGCCGGCGATGACACCGACCGCGAGGACGACGAGGGCGAGTCAGCACAGGCCGACTCGGCACAGGCCGGGTCAGCACAGAGCGATGACGACGACGCCGAGGGCGACGACCGTTCCGACAAGAAGTCCGACCGCGGCGGCTCCAACCGCAACCGGTCCGGCAAGGGCCGTCAGGGTGATCGCTCGGGCAGGGGTGGCCAGCAGAAGTCCGACAACGGGAAGGGCGGCTCCAGCGGCCAGAAGGCCAAGGACGAGTCCGACGAGGACGACTCGACCCGGGACCCCTCCGACACCAACGAGGGCAAGGACTCCGGGGGCGCCAAGGACGACGACGGCGACGACGACAAGGGCCGGTCGGGCCGTCGGCGCCGTCGTGGTCGTCGGGGACGTGGCCGTCGTGGCCGGTCCGGTGGCGGCGGGGGCGGTTCCGCCAACAAGGGCGACGGTGGCAGCAAGGACGACCAGGGTGCCCCGACGCGCCTGAGCGCCCGCTCGCAGCGCACCAGCGGCGGTCGCCGCCGGGTGCCGTCGGTCAGCCCCGAGACCCGCCGGGTGATGGCCGAGAGCCCGCCCAAGCGGATGCTGGTCACGGTCGGCAAGGAGCGCACCCAGATCGCGGTGCTCGAGGAGCGCACGCTGGTCGAGCACTACGTCACCCAGGCCTCCGAGGCCTCCTACGTCGGCAACATCTACAAGGGCCGTGTCCAGAACGTCCTGCCCGGCATGGAGGCGGCGTTCGTCGACATCGGCAAGGGCCGCAACGGCGTGCTGTACGCCGGTGAGGTCAACTACGACGAGGCCGACCGCGACGGTGGCCTTCCCCGCATCGAGCAGGCCCTCAAGTCCGGACAGCCCGTCATGGTGCAGGTCACCAAGGACCCGATGGGCACCAAGGGTGCACGCCTGACCCAGCACCTGTCGCTGGCCGGCCGCTACTGCGTCCTGGCCCCCGGCGACGACATGCTGGGCATCTCCCGCAAGCTGCCCGACGACCAGCGCGACCGCCTGCGCAAGATCCTCAAGGGCCTCAAGCCCGAGGGCTTCGGCCTGATCGTGCGCACCGCCGCCGAGTCGGCGACGGCCGAGCAGCTGGAGGCCGACGTGGCTCGCCTGCTGGAGCGCTGGAAGAAGGTGGAGGAGAAGGCGGAGAAGGCCAAGCCGCTGGAGTCCATCTACTCCGAGCCGCAGCTGGTCCTGCGCGTCATCCGCGACGTGTTCGGCCCCGAGCACACCCAGCTCATCATCGACGATGCGGAGCTGGCCGACGAGGTCCGCTCCTACCTGTCGGAGGTCAGCCCCGAGCACGTCGCCAAGGTGGTCACCTACGACCCGCCGGCCCAGGCCGACGGCGGCGTGGAGCGCCTCTTCGACGCCTACGAGGTGACCACGCAGATCCGTCGGGCCCTGGAGAAGAAGGTCTGGCTGAAGTCCGGCGGCTACCTGATCATCGAGAAGACCGAGGCCATGTGGGTCATCGATGTCAACACCGGCAAGTTCGTCGGCAAGGACAACCTCGAGGAGACGGTCCTCCGCAACAACATCGAGGCCGCCGAGGAGATCGCCCGCCAGCTCCGGCTGCGCGACATGGGCGGCATCATCGTCATCGACTTCGTCGACATGATCGTCCAGGCCAACCGTGAAGAGGTCCTGAAGCGGTTCAAGCGCGAGCTGGCCCGCGACAAGACCAAGTCCCGCGTGATGGAGATCTCCAAGCTCGGCCTGGTCCAGATGACCCGCAAGAACGTCTCCAAGGGCCTGATGGAAGCCTTCACCGAGGAGACCGACGACGTCATCCCGGGGCGGCGCATCGTGGAGGACCTGCTCGCGTAG